A window of Solanum stenotomum isolate F172 chromosome 9, ASM1918654v1, whole genome shotgun sequence genomic DNA:
TTGTGGTGCAGTGGTTGAACTGCTTCACCCTTAATTAGAAGTCTCGATTCCAGCGTTGGACTCCATAAACTGGttgggaaaaaaatataaaaaagatactcctattatgataaaattaacttataattttatccgaaatgaattataatttttaaagaataataaGGTCCATCAATATTTTGTATAGAGATCTTTTGCAATAGTACTCTTACATTGCAACTCAATGTAAGTAGAGTTAGACATATTTACCAATTAGAcatcattatattatattatatcataaaaaggaatatttcttttttctattttcaaaaattcacaATCTTATTTTTCGAACACAAGGTAAATCTATTTGTATACAATAAGAATTATTTTGCTTATTAGACTTGATGTTGGACTGTAGAAAATAATAAGCCTATTTaataaagaggaaaaaataaatactcaAATCTTCGGCGGAAGAAACGAATATATACCAAAACTCTACAGTCGTAGCTAAAAAGAGAGAGAGGAAGACGAAGAAGCATCAGAATTcagaaaaaatggaaaatcaAGCAAATCTCGCCGCCGACGCACAAAGAGAAGAACTTGTCAACACATTCTGTGAGATTACTTCTGCTTCTAAACCTGAAGCCCTTTTCTTCCTTGAAAGCCATAACTTCGATTTGGATGCTGCTGTTTCCACTTTCTTCGAGAACAGTACCTTTGCCGCCACCGCTGCTGCTGCCGTTGATGAAGACGATGAAGCTCCTGTCCCTGCTTCCGCCGCCACTAACGTCGCCGCGCAAGGCCGTTCTCCGTCGCGCTCGCGATCTTCCTCTCCACCTCGACCTAGAAACCCTCCAACTTCTAGCCGCGGCGCTGCTGGGAGGAGAACTGGTGGAATTCACTCTTTCTCTGATCTGAATCGTCGTCCTGTTACTGGGTCTGGGAGTGACTCCGATGAGCCTCAAGAGTATTATACTGGTGGAGAAAAAAGGTATAACTGGTGATACTAATGCTACTTTACTATTGGCTTTGTATTGCTTCATTCATATTTAGTTAGTACTAATAAAGTATTGGCATTGATGTTCTATCATTAGTTTGTTTTTGAGTAGGAATTGGAGAAAGTGTTTGAGTatgatattttttgaatttactAGTGCAGAAATTTGAGGCCTTTGATGAGAGGAATATGTGAAAATTGTGATGTCAGTATGCTTATCATTCCTGTTTATTCTTAATTTACTGTTGTGTCTGATCAATTTGATCTTGACAATGCAACCGGGTTCCTATATCCTTCCACCAAGTACAAATCATCtagcttttttttttgcttttaccAAGATTTGGATCCCGGTTTCCATAGTCTTCATTCTATATAACTGATCACTATGTCACACTCTCGGGTGTGTTGATATGTGTATTTTGATATCACAATGTTGCATGATGTAGTTGCTTATCAATGTGACATGTTTGTGTGTTGCAATTTTGGCTGTCTAAGCCAATGGAGCCTTGACCTAGTATTTATGGAGGAGTTGCTTAGAGTTGAGAAACTATCAGGTTCAAATTTCGTTGATGTATGGGGTCGAGTCGAACTTATGGATTCAATGTGTTTTCCCTACTAGTGTGTCCTGCATGTTACCTGTTTTCACCATTTCGTGGTGTAAATATAGGAAATATTCCTATTACTATCAATCTCACGATTTGGGTTTGGTCAGGTTTAAGGCTTTATGATTTGTTCATGTATtcaagtatttttaaaattgttggaATATGGAAAAAGTGCTCATCATCGAAAAGAAAACTAAACATGTAGTGCTTTATAAGAATTTGTTTCTGGTTCCTAGATGGCATCATCCAATTCCTTATTCTGTTTATGTAAGATGGAGAAAGCAAACTTTGTAAATACATAATTCTTATTCTTGAGGTGTTCTGTTACATGGATACACTTGAATATTTCGGACTTGTATTGTAGAGACGCAGTGTGCATTATTGCTAGTAATTTGCTTATCAAAATCTTTTTGTAGCGGAATGCTTGTTCAAGATCCATCTAAGGCAAATGATGTGAACTCAATATTCGATCAAGCTAGACAACATGCAACTGTTGAAGGACCTCCTGCATCATCTGGCTCTAGAAGCTTTATTGGAACTGCTAGAAGACTTACGGGTGAGACTGTGTCCACTGCTCCTCAGCCACCTGAGAGTGTTACTCATACCATCACTTTCTGGACCAATGGGTTCACTATTGATGATGGACCCTTGCGGAGGTTTGATGATCCAGAAAATGCCCCTTTCGTAGAGGTAATGTCAGTCATGAGTTTTACCCTTCAAATATTTCCTTTGTTGCTCATCTTTCTGGTTCTACATTCACTACACATGTTCTCCTCAGCTGAGTCAACTAAACCTCCTTTTGTTAGAAAAGGTGTTCACAAAAATGTGTGACATTCTACTCTTTTTGTTGAAACTGTTGTGAACAGTGTTATCAAAGGTGAAAAACacaaaaaagctctaaggtgCATTGGGGCTTTAAGCACTAATGAAGAAAGTCGCAAAtggaggaaaaaataaaaatatgtatgtgTAAAAGGATTAAAGAGGCATGTTGTAGGTTGGAAAAATAGTGGGTTTTAGGTTATGTTGTTTCTCCTATTCTTCGTCGGCTATAAAGCTACTTCCTGTAGCTATGGGTGACAACTGAATGGATGGTTTCCTTCTACTAAGGCAATAACTCCCTCCCCCGAATATTTTGTTTGCTTTTGAATGCTTCAGAGTCAGACCTCTAGTTACATAACTGTTATGATCCTAATCGGGTCGCCCAATGTTCAACCTCGGTTTAAAGTTAGCGACTAGCTAAAACTTTCTCTAAAAGGTACTAACTTAACTCTTATCTGAAAGGGAAATTTTGAATCAAAGTAACAAGCTAGTACATGTTTAGAACATACCACCCAAGTATTCTGATGTGTATCGAAGGTAATCTCATCCAAGGTAGTGAATTTGAAGCAAGTTTGTGCCTATAGTATTGAATTTTCTTGGAGATCCATTATCTTTCACTGGAAGGAACTGAGAATCTAAATTTGAAGTCTTCTTAGGTGCTCCTTAGAAACATATGGAAAACCATATGTTGTGTTCCAGGTCAAATTTGCATCTTGCATGTTTATGGTCGTTTATGTTGTTGACAATTTCCCCCCATCTTTGCATTGGCAAAAATTAAGGACATAATATGAAACAAtgattattcttttctttttggtgaCTGGTTGTTGAACACTTGAACTTAATAAGTTGAATTAAACTCTTTATTCTTACTCCCTTTTCTTTTGCGTAGTGCACTAAAACCTGATCCTCCATAGTAACTATTTTTCACATGACTGTTTCCCTGAAGTAATTTCATGCTGTCGGAATTGGAATTATATTAACTCCTATTTATTCATTATCTATCCACGCCAGATGTTCTATGGATACAATTATTAGGCAGAACCACCAATGACTTTAGCTGGTTTATGCTTTTTCTATGTTGTGTTTTTCTTTCTCCACACTTGCTCTTAATATTTTGGTATGTGTAATTCAGAGTATCCGGAAGTCCGAGTGCCCAAAAGAACTTGAGC
This region includes:
- the LOC125876620 gene encoding plant UBX domain-containing protein 4-like, with the protein product MENQANLAADAQREELVNTFCEITSASKPEALFFLESHNFDLDAAVSTFFENSTFAATAAAAVDEDDEAPVPASAATNVAAQGRSPSRSRSSSPPRPRNPPTSSRGAAGRRTGGIHSFSDLNRRPVTGSGSDSDEPQEYYTGGEKSGMLVQDPSKANDVNSIFDQARQHATVEGPPASSGSRSFIGTARRLTGETVSTAPQPPESVTHTITFWTNGFTIDDGPLRRFDDPENAPFVESIRKSECPKELEPEDRRTSVRVNLTRREEDCPVPEKRRALFQGVGRTLGSTSNAEQVDSTATISSFTAAPSPSVGLVVDQSQPSTSIQLRLADGTRMVSRFNYQHTIRDIRGFIDASRPGGSRNYQLQTVGFPPKQLSDLDQTVEQAGLANSVVIQKL